Within the Medicago truncatula cultivar Jemalong A17 chromosome 4, MtrunA17r5.0-ANR, whole genome shotgun sequence genome, the region TTTGATGGTCTAGTTTCAAGATCTTCAGATGTAAATGGAAGGCTCCCTCAGCCAAGTTTCAATTTGAATCAGCTGAATACTCTCTTTGCAAACAATGGACTCACTCAAACAGACATGATTGCCCTATCAGGTAATTGTCGAAGGCCACCATTTTAATTAAATGGGTCCCATTAGCATTTAGAAATTTCATtccaaaacatatattttatacgTAAATAAGCTACATATTTCTTACTATGTGTCAAGATTCAAGAGAGTTTTTAAATGGCggtaaaaataaatagttttgaAAAGCCTTGACAAAAAAgatagtgttattttttttaggagaaaacGAGAGTTCTAACTTCTAAGTACATAATTAACTTGAAAAGATGACGTATCACATAAGAAAGAGATTCCTCTTGACAAATGATCGGTTAAgtttagataaaataataaaaaaaataaaaggaccaCTTAAGAATATTTTGGTTACCAGAACTTTTTTTTGGGTattattttaaggaaattaaatttttaatattttgacatatagactaatgcatatacaaataatTATCATTGGCCAGTTGTCACTTAATTTAATGTGGTCACTAAAAATtattgagtttacttttatagtttaattttcGTATAGTctctgttttttaatttttgctttGGAGTTCAATATTGTGTGGATATTTAGATAAATGTTAGTATCATTAGTAATATCAAAtgtcaacttaattaaatgatTCTTGAAAAAAGCTTAATTAAATGATGTCACAATCTTGTTTGGTTTTACGTCTCTTTCTACTCTTTACACCTTTgaatataagtataatttttttacagcAATAATACACtaaaatcaaatcataattttaatatacataATCATGGCAAACAGGTTTTACATAATcactaacaaattattttaaatttaattatgtcAACAGACTCATcaaataatatatcaaatagttataattttaatatacataGTCATGGTAAATAGGTTTTACATAATCactaacaaatattttaaatttaattatgtcaacagattcatcaaataatatatcaaatagtgaatcaaaattaaatttatctatatgcattatttatttttttacttgttgaatctcaataaaacatgTTGTATACTGTTCTCTAGGAGTGAATTATTCATAGACACTAGCTTGAActgtttaaaaaattattgatagactccatctttcaaataattcatgtattaaattaaatacaataAAACCACAATCATTAGTCAATTCTAATCGAAATCTGATCAAATAATTTATCTCTATTATTAGTTTggtttacaaaataaattaagtaaatatttttttttgaaatatctaaaaaGCTATTATAGTCAGAGCATCCAATCCAAATCACTAAAATAACATTAAGAAAAGAATCTAATCTTGAAGCAAAAGCCAACAagtaaacaaaacaacaaaaactgaACCAGACAGTTCATACTTTTGTAGTATTCACATTTTGTTCCCTCTATGAACGtgcttattttctttttcatattttacaGGTGCACACACTCTTGGATTCTCTCACTGTGACAGATTCTCCAATAGAATTCAAACTCCAGTGGACCCCACATTGAACAAACAATATGCTGCCCAGTTACAACAAATGTGCCCTAGGAATGTTGATCCAAGAATAGCCATCAACATGGACCCAACAACTCCTAGAACATTTGACAATGTTTACTACAAAAATCTTCAACAAGGAAAAGGTTTATTTACTTCTGATCAAATCCTCTTCACTGATACAAGATCAAGGAACACTGTTAACTCTTTCGCGACTAACGGTAACGTTTTCAATGCCAATTTCATCACTGCCATGACCAAGTTGGGTCGTGTTGGAGTTAAAAATGCGAGAAATGGGAAAATTCGTACCGATTGTTCTGTGCTTTAATCAAGTGTATAATGTAAGCTGGGGAAGTCACAAAGGGTGACTATAGattatttgttaattaatgttaataaatttgtttgcCAACAAATTAAGAGTGGTTTGGATGTTAAAAAAAGGAAGATAAGgggagagaaaaaattgagctTTTCTTTGATGTAATTTAAGTTCCAAATAATTCAGTGTCCCCTATATTTATGAACTTTGAATTGTTTATTGAAAATGAATAAGAGTGCTGCTAAAATGTTTATGAtttgtttcttaattttgtatatgaACTTAATATTGAGCATTTTATTTCATTGCATTAATTAAGGATTAAAATTGACTCACCACAAAATTGTaagttcaacttttttttatggatgatATGAACTTCTATTAATGATCATTGAATCTTTATGACTACATTAATCCTAGTAAGTCTCTAAAGCTCAACCcactcaaacattttttttcctataaaaaaaaggagtgatatgtcattttttttgaagtgatatgtcatagttaaatataaaaacaatccTGCTCTTATTTAGGCATATGCAATctctttttatttacaaaaaataaatctttttttttttttttgtgaaaaaactcaaaaagccttttatgtaaacaaaaaaaaaacattaagaaaaATAACGACATTAGTGTAACATTCataatataaaatgaaaataaaatatcatcgACGGATTATAACCCTTTAAAATTAAGTGACCAATTTAAAACTACAAAGTAAGATCAAAAAACAAATTGTGGGATTTACAATGTGAAATTGTGAAACATTctttaaataaaagtgaaattGTGACCCATGGGTTTGAATCTACTGCATGCATTTATTGGAACATATATAAAGTGCATTGCATTGGACCACTTCATGTCTTTAGAAGTTTAGATGCAATTGTGGTTTACATGATGACATATGACTGCACCTTATTGGATTAATAGACGTCTATTATCCTACATCTAGTATATTAAGGAAGATCAACTTTCAGTAGCGGATTTGTTCAGTTGTAGAAATAGGGATGGAATGGGTAtacaatgggtagggtactataGTATCCATCCCCATACCCGCATTTGTAAAAAATGCTCGTATCCGTGCACGTACCTTCGTGGGCAACAGTTTAgtgcccttccccataccctatgggtacTTAAGTacccatacccgcacccattacccgcactttagctatggaaagataataaaaatcaccacacttgaaataaaactatgatccaaatttttttaaatcaacttacgaaataatatgaatcgtaatatttaactaaataaaaaaacattcaaattatttctggaaagaaaaaaaatagatatctTACATCAGTTATACGTTAAAAAGTTGTAGTTGCAtgttaaaatcataattaattgttactaaagtttttattaatttgttttaggtTTAAGGTTAggcttaaataattaaatttattaattaattgtacaccaaaaattaataaaatatttataatattatataaatacatatatgcgGGTTGCGGGGCTAGGTAGTACAGTGCCCATACCCATATaaatttgcgggtaattacccATACCCAAGCCCAGACCCATAAAAGCGAGGTTTTATCCTACCCATAgcgggtattttttgcgggtgccCATAGGGTCTGGGTCCAATTGTCATCCCTACATCTGAACAAATAAAAtgagggaaatgttaacaagtgctttTAGGGCATTCTTTAaaactttaaatagtaaattttttatgaaaaattgtgcatttaatgtatcaaaaattgaagtgttaaattttttcaaataataattttttaattggaaAACCTTAAAGAGTACCCTCAAGGCACTcgactcgttaacaagacccataaaataatacttttcattttttagacGCTTTTGTAACTGTCTGAATTTTTAGTTGTCTTTGTGGGAGCAC harbors:
- the LOC11405719 gene encoding peroxidase 73 codes for the protein MGRYNVILVWSLALTLCLIPYTTFAQLSPNHYANICPNVQSIVRSAVQKKFQQTFVTVPATLRLFFHDCFVQGCDASVLVASSGNNKAEKDHPENLSLAGDGFDTVIKAKAALDAVPQCRNKVSCADILALATRDVINLAGGPSYTVELGRFDGLVSRSSDVNGRLPQPSFNLNQLNTLFANNGLTQTDMIALSGAHTLGFSHCDRFSNRIQTPVDPTLNKQYAAQLQQMCPRNVDPRIAINMDPTTPRTFDNVYYKNLQQGKGLFTSDQILFTDTRSRNTVNSFATNGNVFNANFITAMTKLGRVGVKNARNGKIRTDCSVL